The Chryseobacterium sp. JV274 sequence AGCCCGGTTCAGGCTATTGTAATTCCTGATAATCAAAAACTGAAACAATTACAGGATACTTTATCTGAGGAAGGATTCTTAGCCTATGCGATATATAGCCCCACAGTAAAAGAAGGAAGTGAACGATTGCGGATATGTCTTCACAGCTTTAATACAGAAAAGGAAATTATAAAACTGACAGGAATCATTAAAGAATTTATTTAAAAGAAAAGAGGAGAAATAAAGCAATTTTCTCGAAAAACTTCCAAACCCCGGAACACGAATCCCGAATCTCGAAACACATGAAATTATTTATAACAGGAATAGGAACCGAAATCGGAAAAACAGTCTGCTCGGCTGTTTTGGTTCAGCATTTTAAAACAGAATACTGGAAACCCATACAGTCCGGAGATCTGCAGTATACGGACAGTGATAAAATTGAAGCATGGACAGACACGAACTTCTGCCATCCGGAAACTTTCCGATTACAGCTGGCCGCATCACCACATCAGTCCGCAAGAGAAGAAAATATTACCATAAATCTGAATGATTTTCAACTCCCAAAAACCGGAAACCCATTGATTGTAGAAGGAGCAGGAGGCCTTATGGTGCCCTTATCTGACTCTACATTCATGATCGATCTGATAGAAGAATTAAACCTTCCGGCTGCATTGGTAGTCAGAAATTATCTCGGATGTATCAATCACAGCTTATTATCAATCATAACATTACAACAGAGAGAGATCCCATTGGAATATTTAATTCTTAACGGAGATTTCCCGGAAGATACAGAAAGAGTAATCTGCAGTTTTATTGAAAAAGAAACAAAAATTATAAAGATTCCCGAAATCAACACTACTGATAAGGAATCTATAAAACATGCTGCAAAGCAATTAACAATAACAAAAATAGGATAATGGATACAAAAACAACATTGAGAAATACCTGGACTAAAGAAGAGATTGAGGAAATTTATCATCTTCCTCTGATGGAACTGATCTATAAGGCAGCCACCGTACACCGCGAATGGCATGATCCTTCTGAAGTACAGATCTCCACTTTATTATCCATCAAAACCGGCGGATGTCCTGAAGACTGTTCATACTGCGGACAGGCAGCCCGTTATCACACGAATATCAAAGTACAGGCTTTGTTGCCAACTGAAACTGTAATTGCCCATGCTCAGAAAGCAAAAGATTCCGGATCTTCAAGATTCTGTATGGCTGCAGCATGGCGTGAAGTTCGTAATAACCGTGACTTTGACAGGGTGATTGACATGGTAAAAGGCGTAAATGATCTAGGCCTTGAAGTTTGCTGTACACTGGGAATGCTTACTGAAGAACAGGCTATCAGACTACAGGAAGCAGGATTATATGCGTACAATCACAATCTTGACACCTCTGAGCAATATTATGAAGAGATCATTTCTACCAGAACATTTGACAACAGGATCAATACCATCAACAATGTAAGAAATGCAGGAATCACCGTGTGCTCCGGAGGAATTATCGGACTGGGTGAAACCCACAGAGACAGAATTTCAATGCTTCTGACATTAGCAACAATGCCAAAACATCCGGAATCTGTTCCTATCAATGCATTAGCAAGAGTAGCAGGAACACCTTTAGAGGATAATGAAAAAGTAGATACCTGGGAAATGGTAAGAATGATTGCTACCGCAAGAATCGTAATGCCGTCTTCTATGGTAAGATTAAGTGCCGGCCGTATAGAAATGTCTGAGACAGAACAGGCTTGGTGCTTTATGGCAGGAGCCAATTCCATTTTCACAGGAGAAAGAGAAACATTATTGGTAACGCCTAATCCGGGAGTTTCTGAAGATATGCAGATGCTTCAGACATTAGGATTGAAACCTATGATGAAAAAGGAAACCTGCTGTTAGATAATTATGAATGATGAATGATGGGCTGGATCATTAGTATTATCGCTTTTATTATAACATTGATAAATACCTTAATCAATATTTAACGCTAAGATTCGCAAAGAAATATTGATTAAATGTAAAAATATTTCGTTCGCAAAGGCATTCTATTCAGCAAGGCAGAATGTTTATTATTGCTTAGTGAAGCGCCTTTGCGAACTTAAAAACAGCATACAAATTAAAAAACTTAGCGATCATAGCGTTAAAATTAAAGTACTACGTCACTCATTTTTACTCTTTACATCAATATATGAATACAATAACAAAAGAAATCAGCCTGCAGCAAAGAGATAAAGCGGTCAACTGGCATCCGTATACGCAGATGAAAACAGCTGACGATATTATTCCTATTGTAAAAGGAAAAGGAATTTACCTGTATGATAACGAAGGGAAAAAATATCTGGATGTCGTTTCATCTTGGTGGGTGACTTTGCACGGCCATTCTCACCCTTATATTGCACAACGTGTTTTTGAACAGTTAAATACACTGGAACAGGTTATTTTTGCAGGATTTACCCATGAACCCGCTGTAAAGCTTTCTGAAAATTTACTCAAACTTCTTCCGGCTGGCCAGAAAAAGGTCTTTTATTCGGATAATGGCTCTACAGCAGTAGAAGTTGCTTTAAAAATGTGTATTCAATATGCATACAATAAAGAGAAAAAGAAGACGAAGATTTTAGCTTTTAAAAATGCTTATCACGGAGATACTTTCGGAGCCATGTCTGTAAGTGGAAAAAGCTTCTGGACAAGACCTTTCGAAAGCATGCTGTTTGAAGTTGTTTTTATTGATACACCCAATGCAGAAAACCTGGAAAGCCTGCAAAAACAGATTAAAGATCTGGCTGATGAAGTGGCTTGCTTTATCTATGAGCCATTAGTTCAGGGTGCTGCAGGAATGTTGATGCATAAAGCAGAAGACCTTGGCCAGCTAATGAAATTCTGCAGGGAAGAGGGGATTCTTATGATCCAGGATGAAGTTTTTACAGGATTCGGAAGAACAGGTAAGCTTTTCGCAGCAGATTATCTTACAGAAAAACCGGATATTATGTGTTTTTCAAAAGGACTTACCGGAGGAACTATGCCAATGGGAATCACGACTTGTTCTGATGAAATTTACAATGCCTTTCTTTCAGATGATCGTCATAAAACCTTATTTCACGGGCATTCGTTTACAGCCAATCCTTTAGCCTGTACAGCGGCTCTTGCCAGCATGGAACTATTACTTACAAACGAAACTCAAATGAATATCAACCGCATCACTCATCAACATTCAGAGTTTGCAAAAGCACTTGCTTTTCATCCTCATGTAGAAAAGGTTCGTCAGATCGGGACTATTTTAGCTTTCGATTTTAAAACCGGGAATGGTACTTCTTATTTCAATGAAATAGGGAAGAAGCTTTACAATGAATTCTTAAAAAGAGGGATTATTATGAGGCCGCTGGGGAATGTAATCTATCTGGTTCCGCCATATTGTATTACTTCCGAAGAATTGGATTTTGTATATCAGAATATTATGGAAGTTCTGGATCAGTTTAGAGATTAAACGATCTCTTCAGGTAATAATTTTTTTTAATTTTTTTAAACCTTATAGATTTCCAAAATCTATAAGGTTTTTAGGGTTTTATATTCAGCGTTTTATTTTCGCAATAATTGCCTGATTGTCTTAGAGCTCTTGCTCAGCTTTCTTTAAAATACCAATCAACTCTTTCAATTCTTCTTTACTGAATTCAAGCAAATTCTGATTATAATGGCTTGACGGAATTTTTATATAGTTGACCCAGGATGAAAGTTTCTCACGATAAACACTCCCAAATTCAATATTGCTCATGGTGACAAATTTATATTTGGTTTCCTGATTCGATTTTTCATTTTCTTTCTGTTCCACAGTATGAAGAGCCTGGATAAGCTTCCCCAATTCATTTTTATCAATCGTAAGGGTCTTTTTCGATATTTGGTCAAAAGTTTCATATTCATACATTATCCCCAGAAAAGTTTCTGATAAGTTATCCGAAGCGTCTTTTGTTTCAATTTTTTGAATATTCAGGTTTTTAAACTTACCTACATTAATGATTTTCTTCTCAATTAATGTCCCTTTTCTAGAATTGATGGGAAGTCCGCGAGATGTTGTTGTAGATCTTTGAACAGGAGGTGGTGCAATTTGAGCAGCTGCCCATACACCTGATACACAGGAAATCATAATGATGATTCTTTTCATTGATAGAATTGTTATTAGTTTTTTAAATATATATTTTTTCTACTTCTTAATTAGCTTTTTTGTGGAAAATCTTCCATTTTCAAAAATAGTTTTTACAAAATACACTCCTTCAGAAAGGTCAGAAACATCAGCATTATTTTCTATTACAGTTTTTAATAATTTTCCACCAACAGAATAGATCTCTATTTTATCAATTTTTTCTTTTGATTGATAAGTTAAATGATTTTGTACTGGGCTTCCAAAAGTAATTTCAGGATTATTTTTTACCGTTCCTTTTGTTGCTAATGTAGCAGTACCGTTTATAAGATATTTTACAATATTTAATGTTTCTCCATCGGTGCTCACAATGATATTATTATCAAAAACCTTTATTGCGTTAATATTATGATAGACTAAATTAGGATCATTTTCTATATATTCTCCAAATACAGGATCAACAGTTCCATTTTGATTTAGCTTAGAGATATAATAATAAGTGTAGCCACTATTATTAAGGTCAGCAAAGCCCGCAATATAATAAGAACCATTTTTTTCATAGATATCACGGAATTCAAGTCCAACAATACCATTATAATTAAATGTGGTATCTGGTGTACCATCGGCATTAAGCCTTCCTAATGCAGGTGGTGTCTGCCACATTAAATCATTCTTTGCATATACAATTTTATTGGCAGAATCTACTTTTACAATACTGGGGTCACCACTAAACAAAACTTCTCCATTGTTACCAAAACCAGTCATAGGCTGCCCGTCAACAGTGTATTTTTTTATTGTACCATTTCCAAAAAAAAGAAGATTAAGCTGGTTATCTAAAATGATCCGAGGAAGATAAGGACTCTGAAAAGGATTCTGTTGATAAGTCAGTATTTCTCCGTTATTCCCAAAGCTATTGTCTGATGTACCATCCGAATTTAATCTTAATGTATGAGTTTTCCCGTCAGTTTGTCCAAAAGAATCCATACTTATTCCTGAAACAAGAATTTTATTTCCCTGCTGTATAAGATTAGTTAATTCAAAAGAAACTGATAAATTAGCTAATACCTTTATTCCTCCATTTCCAAATGAAGGGTCTAACTGCCCATTCGGAAGTAATCGAATTACATCCAAATAACACATATTGTTTGTAGAACCATATCGTTTGAGCAGTAAAGTTAATTTATCATCTGCATGTCTTATAAATCCAGCAAGAGAACCATCATTGTAATTCAATGCAATGTTGCCATTCGTGCCAAAAGTCATATCTAAAGAGCCACTGTAATTTGTCGCTTTAGAAATAATTAATTGGTTGGTGCCGGTATTATAGGATTTATAGAATACTGAATTTGTCGCTGCAGTCAATTCTCCTGCATAAGAGCTTCCCGTTCCTAAATATGAGCTTCCTGCTGGAAGGGTATAAATCCCGTTCGAAGCAAACGCAGGATCTTTGGAAATAATTTGTGCAAAAGAAGCTTGTGCCACGAGAGTAAGCACAAATAATAATTGTTTTTTCATTGTTTGGTTTTTTTAATAAAATTTTGAGGTTAAAATGTAACCTGTGTAAGTATAATTTTTAGGTTGTGTTTTCAAATGTATGATAAAATTTTAGAAAAGTAAAAAAGTGCTCAGATTTTTGCTTTACTCCAGTCCATTTCCCCATGAATGAAGCTCAGAAAGAATAGGGCCAAGCTTTTGACCTTTTTCGGTTAACTTGTAATATACTTCAGGCGGAAAATTATAGACTTCAATCCGTTCAATAATAAGGTCGTCTTCAAGCTGCTTCAATTGCTCTGCAAGTACTTTCTTGGAAACCCGGGGCATACTTCGCCAAAGTTCTACAAAACGTACTTTATCTTCTTCAAAAAGGTTATGCAGAATCAGTGGTTTCCATTTCCCTGAAAGAATATTCAGGCTTCGTCTCAATCCACAGTTTTTAAATTCTTCAAAATTCATAAGTCAGTTGAATATTTATGGTTAACCTTTTGGTAACCTTCGATTGTTTTACCCCGATCGGGCAATAGCTTTGCTGTACAAACTTAGTCAAAATGAAATTACAATTATGGCGCAATGCAACATTGCTATTGAATATTGATGGAATTTCCATCCTCGTAGATCCAATGCTTGGGGAAAAAGGTTCTCTTGGTAAATTCCCAATGGTAGACAACGAATTACTGAATCCTCTGGTAGATCTGCCTTTTGGCAAGGAAGAATTAAATCAAAAACTTGAAAAAGTAGATGCTATAGCTGTTACCCATCTTCATCCTGATCATTGGGACACTACAGCTATTGAACTTCTTGACAAAAATATTCCGATCATCTGTTCATATCTCATTTCAGAACAGATTGCAGAACAGGGTTTTACAAATATTACCTCTGTTAGTGACAGCGTACAATGGAGAAATATTGAGATAACTAGTACCAAAGGACAACATGGAACGGGAGAAATCGGAGAGAAAATGGGAATTGTAAATGGTTTTGTTTTTAAAACAGAAAATAAATCCGTTTATATCGCAGGAGACACCATCTGGTATGATGAAATTGCTCAGGAAATTGATAAACATGAACCACAACATATCATTGTTGCAGGTGGAGCCGCCACTTTTTCAGTAGGAGATCCTATTATTATGACCAGTGAAGATATTATAAAAGTCTGTGAACACGCTCCCGAATCTACAGTTTGGGTAACTCATCTGGAAGCGGTAAGCCATTGCAAAGAAGACAGAAAATTTATTCAGGGAAAAATAACGGAAAAAGGACTCGAAAACCAATGTTTTATATTGAAAGACGGAGAAGAGGTAAGCCTGAAACAGATATGAAATAAATAACAGGAGTTATGGCTTATTTTTTGAATATTTCCTGATAAATAATTGGTATGCTGTCAGCTTTTCTCTTACATCTTGATTGGAAAGAATTATTATTGGGACACGAAGAATGGTCTTTTCTTTTAGAGATCATTCTTCGTACCATGATTATGTTCCTTGCTATTATCATAGGACTTAGAATTTTAGGAAAAAGAGGGGTAAAACAGCTCTCAATCTTTGAATTGGTAGTCATTATTGGCCTGGGATCGGCAGCAGGAGATCCTATGTTTAATAAGGATGTCGGAATTATTTCATCCCTTATTGTTTTTATTGTT is a genomic window containing:
- a CDS encoding winged helix-turn-helix transcriptional regulator, which gives rise to MNFEEFKNCGLRRSLNILSGKWKPLILHNLFEEDKVRFVELWRSMPRVSKKVLAEQLKQLEDDLIIERIEVYNFPPEVYYKLTEKGQKLGPILSELHSWGNGLE
- a CDS encoding MBL fold metallo-hydrolase: MKLQLWRNATLLLNIDGISILVDPMLGEKGSLGKFPMVDNELLNPLVDLPFGKEELNQKLEKVDAIAVTHLHPDHWDTTAIELLDKNIPIICSYLISEQIAEQGFTNITSVSDSVQWRNIEITSTKGQHGTGEIGEKMGIVNGFVFKTENKSVYIAGDTIWYDEIAQEIDKHEPQHIIVAGGAATFSVGDPIIMTSEDIIKVCEHAPESTVWVTHLEAVSHCKEDRKFIQGKITEKGLENQCFILKDGEEVSLKQI
- a CDS encoding T9SS type A sorting domain-containing protein, which encodes MKKQLLFVLTLVAQASFAQIISKDPAFASNGIYTLPAGSSYLGTGSSYAGELTAATNSVFYKSYNTGTNQLIISKATNYSGSLDMTFGTNGNIALNYNDGSLAGFIRHADDKLTLLLKRYGSTNNMCYLDVIRLLPNGQLDPSFGNGGIKVLANLSVSFELTNLIQQGNKILVSGISMDSFGQTDGKTHTLRLNSDGTSDNSFGNNGEILTYQQNPFQSPYLPRIILDNQLNLLFFGNGTIKKYTVDGQPMTGFGNNGEVLFSGDPSIVKVDSANKIVYAKNDLMWQTPPALGRLNADGTPDTTFNYNGIVGLEFRDIYEKNGSYYIAGFADLNNSGYTYYYISKLNQNGTVDPVFGEYIENDPNLVYHNINAIKVFDNNIIVSTDGETLNIVKYLINGTATLATKGTVKNNPEITFGSPVQNHLTYQSKEKIDKIEIYSVGGKLLKTVIENNADVSDLSEGVYFVKTIFENGRFSTKKLIKK
- the bioB gene encoding biotin synthase BioB — encoded protein: MDTKTTLRNTWTKEEIEEIYHLPLMELIYKAATVHREWHDPSEVQISTLLSIKTGGCPEDCSYCGQAARYHTNIKVQALLPTETVIAHAQKAKDSGSSRFCMAAAWREVRNNRDFDRVIDMVKGVNDLGLEVCCTLGMLTEEQAIRLQEAGLYAYNHNLDTSEQYYEEIISTRTFDNRINTINNVRNAGITVCSGGIIGLGETHRDRISMLLTLATMPKHPESVPINALARVAGTPLEDNEKVDTWEMVRMIATARIVMPSSMVRLSAGRIEMSETEQAWCFMAGANSIFTGERETLLVTPNPGVSEDMQMLQTLGLKPMMKKETCC
- the bioA gene encoding adenosylmethionine--8-amino-7-oxononanoate transaminase encodes the protein MNTITKEISLQQRDKAVNWHPYTQMKTADDIIPIVKGKGIYLYDNEGKKYLDVVSSWWVTLHGHSHPYIAQRVFEQLNTLEQVIFAGFTHEPAVKLSENLLKLLPAGQKKVFYSDNGSTAVEVALKMCIQYAYNKEKKKTKILAFKNAYHGDTFGAMSVSGKSFWTRPFESMLFEVVFIDTPNAENLESLQKQIKDLADEVACFIYEPLVQGAAGMLMHKAEDLGQLMKFCREEGILMIQDEVFTGFGRTGKLFAADYLTEKPDIMCFSKGLTGGTMPMGITTCSDEIYNAFLSDDRHKTLFHGHSFTANPLACTAALASMELLLTNETQMNINRITHQHSEFAKALAFHPHVEKVRQIGTILAFDFKTGNGTSYFNEIGKKLYNEFLKRGIIMRPLGNVIYLVPPYCITSEELDFVYQNIMEVLDQFRD
- the bioD gene encoding dethiobiotin synthase, whose product is MKLFITGIGTEIGKTVCSAVLVQHFKTEYWKPIQSGDLQYTDSDKIEAWTDTNFCHPETFRLQLAASPHQSAREENITINLNDFQLPKTGNPLIVEGAGGLMVPLSDSTFMIDLIEELNLPAALVVRNYLGCINHSLLSIITLQQREIPLEYLILNGDFPEDTERVICSFIEKETKIIKIPEINTTDKESIKHAAKQLTITKIG